The genomic region TCCACCAGGCCGATGATGATGGCGTGCAGCGTCAGGAAGTCGCTGATGGGACGGTTGTACTGCACGATGACGTGCAGCGGCGTGTTGCCCTCGCCGTCCACCGCGTCCACGCGGGCGCCGCAGTCAAGCAGCAGCTTGGTCACCTGACACGCAAACCAGATACAAACGTCGTCACCTTATTGTGGGGATGTTCgacataccaaaaaaaacaaacattttttttgcttttgtacattacagcaatgcatattcactatggaggaccaaaactgccaaaattcaaaataaatgactaaataaataaataatatcccAAAAGATacatataaatgaaaatagatatataaataaaacacacagaaataaatacatttgtatttaatcttTGAAgtatatttccatttttatttgtacttttagtcatttatttatttatttttaatttggacAGTTTTGGACCGCACTGCCAAGTTGAAAtgttaaaattcaaaataaataataaataaataaatgagtaaaagtggaaataaaaatggatataaaaaaataaatggaaataaaatgaattgattttgagttttgttcctCTATAATTATTTGTCCCTTCATCAGAGAAGGGACAAAACGagccttgtaaaaaaaaaaaaaaaaagtctccaccagagggtgctgctTTTGGGATCGCGACACGACGCTGCCGATATACGGCGGCGTCAGTTTGGATCCGAGGATATGGGCGGTCCGGTTCCGGCGTTGCGGACCTGCGCGTTGGGGAATCCGCAGACGTCGTTGGTGTGGAAGTCGTCGACGGGCGTGCTGGAGCTGATGGCCAAGTGCAGCAAGGTGGCGCCGTCGCGGGCGCGCGGGTCCATGCGCACCACGTCGTACACGTGCTTGTTGATGCGGGCGCGCTGGCGCTCGTCGGCGCACGCCGTCTTGGTGGCGATGCAGGCCAGGTAGAGGAAGGTGAAGACGTTGGACTCGTAGTTGTCGGCCGCCTGCGCCCAGTCGGCGTCGCCCTCCGACTGGGCGCAGGCGCGCGAGTGGGCGCGCGCCATGCTGCGGCCGATCTCCAGCGCGCTGCAGCCCAGGACTTGCTCCACCTGGGGGaagaaaaatgaattaaaaagcgGCAACAATTGAGTTGCAATTGAgtgaaaccaaccaaccaaccaacttgGTTTCAAGTGAGGTTTCAAATAGGCTTTCCAATTTTCAAAGTAAGCTTTGAAACGAGGCCTCCCGATTCAAATTTTGAAAGGAGGATTCGGGTTTCAAATTGTGCTCAGCTTTCAAATGAGAGTTTTAAACTCGAattggggtttcaaagtagggttttaaaaAAGAACTAAGCCTTCAAATTAGGGGTTGGCTTTCAAAGTAGCCTTTTAAACTCTGGTTAGAGCTCCAAATTAAGGTTTTAAACGAGAGTTAGGCTTTCAAAACAGGCTTTTCAAAATAGGATTAGGGTTTCCGATGAGTTTTAAATTGTGCTAAGCTTCCAAAGTAGGGTTGAAAACAGGAtttgggtttcttttttttctctttaaactggggtttaaaaaatgacaaattcgGAGTTGGGTTTCAAAGGAGGGTTAAAGTTGAAAAGAAGAGATTTAAAATAGGATTGGggtgtcaattatttttttttttttttacttttaccgtTTCAAAGTAGGATTTGAAACTAAGAATGGGCTTTCAAATTCGGGTTTTAAACTGGGGTTAGCGCTCCAAATGAAGGTTTGAAATGAGTTTCAAAACAGTGCTTTGATGTTTCAAACTCGGGTTTCCAATCAACAATATCCGAAGCGCGCTCGCAAACGGCAGAACCAACCGCGTGCGCGTCCAGCGGCTCCTTCAGATGCAGCATCTGCGAGAAGACCTGCGCGAAGCGCAGCAGGTCCTTGTGGGTGCCGCGGCGGGCGCGCTGGCGCAGGCGCAGCGCGTGCAGCCACAGCCGCACGCAGCGCTCAAACTCCATGCCGTCGGCGTAGACGGCGCCGCGGTAGATGACCGGGTGCGCCACGTCGGCGCTGTCGGCGCCCAGGATGCGCTCGCGGACCATCAGGCCCTCCATGTGCAGCGCGTCGCGGTCCGAGCGGATGGCGTCCAGCTCGGCCGGCGTGCGGCACTCGGGGCGGCCGCCGTAGgcctcggcggcggcggcggcggccccgGGCCGGTCCGGCAGGCCGTGGCGCCGCCGCTCCTCCATGGCGGCGCGCAGGTAGCGGTAGGTCTTGTCCAGGTCGTAGTTCTCGCGGTCGTTGGCGAAGGAGGCGCCCAGCAGCTGCAGCGCCTCGGCGCGGCGCGCCGGCTCGGCGTGCGCCAGCAGCAGCGCCACCACGTCCTCCTTGCAGCTCTCGGCCGCCACCTTGAGCGGCGTCATGCCGTGGCCGTTGGGCGCCATGGCGGCGCGCCGGCGCACCAGCTCGGCCACCACCGGCAGGTGGCCGGCGTCGGCGGCGAAGTGCAGCGCGGTGGCGCCGCAGTGCGCCCGGGCGTCCGGGTCGGCGCCGCGCTCCAGCAGGAAGCGCACCACCGGGCCGTGGCCCTTGTAGGCGGCGATCATCAGGCAGGTGTTGTCGTACTTGTTGGTGATGGCCACGTCGGCCGCGTGCTCCACCAGGTAGCGCACGATGTCCAGCCGCCCGTCGAAGCAGGCGGCCCGCAGCGGCGTGGAGTTGGTGACGGTGGTGTGGTTGACGTTGGCGCCGTGCGACACCAGCTGCCGCACCGCCTCAAAGTGGCCGGCGCCCGCCGCGCACCACAGCGCCGTCGCGCCGTCGATCACGTAGCTGCGGGGGGGCACCGGGCAAAACTCGTTATTGCAACACATCGCCAACtgcttttttgctttgtttgtttcatcCACCAAAGTGGATAAAACTCatcgttatttattattaatatttttagtcatattattttttcatttagatATTTTATGTTGTTATTACCTCATTAtttccttctctttttttttttttactgctactTATGTTTTGGCCACACACATTTAGCCTATTCTAAACTGTTAGCAatcgcaattagcattagcgagctcGCAATTACCGtataaggtaaacaaacactattATTACACCCAAgaagactacttttttttttcttttttttttaggttaacccactaaagttgaattgagtggataaaactactcaaattATTCCCTTTTGTCCATGAGTATTAAACACCAGCACAATTAGCTTAGCGCATGCTAAACTGTTAGTAattgcgattagcattagcacgttAGCAATTACTGTAAAAGGTGAACAAACACTATCTACATTTCAGTTGACACATTCATTATGAATAATTTCTTCAAAGTCACCTCCAGACGGTGCGTCAAAAAGTGGAGCCTGTTAGCAACAATCAACTTCCTGTCTACTGCATGGAGCTGCAAAAAATGGCTGTGTCGAAACAAACATGGTTCCAGCCAGGCGGTTTTAGTCAACCCTCTTTTGGAAGAGtaatgtttattaaccagtgttgGTGGTCATTTCATACTTTGTATTCGTATCgtgactccaaaaaaaaaaggggggagggATTGTTGTTGTACTCGATGTTATTGGTTCtgacattgttttccaaagtcaaagcagatgtttgcaaatgtcttatttttacacagaagataatcagtcttctttcatcaaggaatacagaaatcagtcaacaattactgttcatatgctgaaatcagaggatttggacaatttgaaataaaaaaaaatagctccaaacgattactcaattattataATGGTCGGCGATTCATTTTATAATCGATtagtcaattaattttgacagccctactgTTTTAATATACAcatgcgcacaaaaaaaaaaagctcatttaaGAGCAGTCATTATTTGTGCTCACGGTTATCATTCCTAATACCGTCGTATCTGCTCCGTTTGCCCACTTACCCATCGAAGCGCGTGGTGCCGGTCTGCTCCGTGTCCACGCGGTAGTGCTCCAGCAGCAGGCGCACCACCTTGTCGTGGCCGTTGCGGGCGGCGATGATGAGCGGCGTGGAGCGCTGGCCCGCCTGCTGGCTGACGTAGCCGAGCAGGAAGCGCGTCTCGGCCTCGCTGTGGTTGAGCAGCAGCGCCGCCAGCGTCAGCACGCGGCCCTCGCTGGCCGCCTTGTGCACGTAGCCGGCCAGGGACTCCATGCGGGCCCCGAACGCCGCCTCCTCcgccgccgcggccgcccccgcCCCCGCCTCCGCCTCGCTcccggctgctgctgctgcccgcGACGTCCAGTCGGCGAGCAGCGCCCTCCCATCAAAATGTCCGGGCGAGGCCCCCCGCGCGCATGGAAAGCCGCCGGCGCCCTCCGTGGCGCTGATGGTCCGAGCTGGAGCGCTGGTCGGCCCCGAGTCGAGTCGCTTCGTCCGACGGTTGCGGCTAGCCGAGATGCTAgcacgctagctagctagctagctagctagtttgcGGCAGAGGGGCGGCCGTCAAACTACGCAAATGTCACttttaaaagacaaataaaagtaCCGGCTCATTCCTCGTCGTCCGACGAACCGCAAACGGTTCTTTTACTGTGCTAAATTAATACAGATATAAAACGTTTGACATGTGAAGGAATCCAGGGCAGCACTAATTTCACTTCGGGATGGCGAGCAACTTTCCGGAAGTCAAGTCCAACGTCAAAATACTTCCGACTGGACCGTTCGGCGTTCGCAGTACAAAGTTCATCGTCGGAAACACTTCCGGTGTACGTCTcgcttgaaaaacaaaacaaaaacacctgtATGCacttaaaatatcaaataagaTTTAATTTAATAAGAATTCCCTGTGGCATATCGTCGGAGACAAAAGTTCACCAGGAACTCATAAACCGCCTGTAAGTCTGTGTTTTTTCTACATACAGTATAACCTTGTGGCGTCAGTGTTGTTTCTGTAGTAAACCATTTTAGCACGCTAGCTAAATGTGTATAATAGAAATGCCACAGAGAATTCAGGTATTGCCTTTAGCCGACAGAGGGCGCGCTCCCCTGTCCTGAAAAGCTGGCAGGCGTtgtcgtgcttttttttttttttcaataccaaaTCTCATTTTTCACTGTGGTTAGCATGTTTGTGAGATGAGGCAACGACGACCAAGTACAAATTTGCAGACTTTATTATCAACAAACTGCTCATGTTCGAACCTGTACACaacaaaaagagcaaaaaataaaagaggacaGAAGCAGAAAAAATATCCTTTTTACAAAACATTTAGTTGAGCACAAAATCAAGCTGGTCGACTCGCCACTGACAAGAaccggaagaaaaaaaaatgacactttgTGCGTGACGCGCCGGcgagtgtgacgtcacgtcgcgatgacatcatcactcgGAGCCTCCCGTGAGGCGCGACGGCCGTGGCCGCAAGCGCCAAACTGGACGGACGCACGGCGCCATCTTGGCGGCCAGTCGCCCATCCCACATCTAAAATGCGCGTTCACAAACTCCCGTCCAATCACAGCAGAGGACGTTTGTTGGAAGGCGGGCGGCGCGCACGTAAAAGACGACGTCCCCAcctaaaccaaataaataaggcTAACCAGCTAACTAGCGACTTGTTTGTTAAGACTGTGCAATGATTCCAGCGTGGCCTCCAcgcttaaatttaaaaaaacagaaaaaaaaaaaaaggaaagaaaaaacatgttCTGTAGTGTACTTGCTCCGCCCACAGAGGGCAGCAGCACCCTGGCTGCCACAAATGATTTCACAACTTCAAAAACATTTAGGAGAAAAAGTAAGTCCATCCGCAGGTGTGACCATCCGAACGGTGACGCGCAAGTCGACATCATCCTGCCGCCATGTCGTCTTTTGGCGGCGGCGTCCTTGTTTCGGGGACTGCACGCGCGGTGCTCATCTTTTTGCCAGTGATGTCATCGAAAGGTGACAGGGCGGggcatgatgacatcacaaagcggCCACTGCGGCGTTTATGGGACAGAGGCGacgtggggcaaaaaaaaaaaaaagtcttcaagcaaaataaaagtcaagttattattattaaagaattattttttttggggggggggctcggCACCGCCCATCTGGCAGTCACATGGCGATAAATCAAACACCTCACCCGCACGCATCCAAAATGGGGGCGGAGTCATTGTAGCGTGCCGCAGATGAGCAGttcatgtgactttttttttttaagtttcttttgtttttttgtttttttaatttacacatTGGGCTTCCTCACGTCTTCACCTCCGACCCCAccgccccccgccccccacaggaaaaataaaaatcaagaaaaaaaacaaaaaaaaaggtag from Festucalex cinctus isolate MCC-2025b chromosome 3, RoL_Fcin_1.0, whole genome shotgun sequence harbors:
- the fem1b gene encoding protein fem-1 homolog B translates to MESLAGYVHKAASEGRVLTLAALLLNHSEAETRFLLGYVSQQAGQRSTPLIIAARNGHDKVVRLLLEHYRVDTEQTGTTRFDGYVIDGATALWCAAGAGHFEAVRQLVSHGANVNHTTVTNSTPLRAACFDGRLDIVRYLVEHAADVAITNKYDNTCLMIAAYKGHGPVVRFLLERGADPDARAHCGATALHFAADAGHLPVVAELVRRRAAMAPNGHGMTPLKVAAESCKEDVVALLLAHAEPARRAEALQLLGASFANDRENYDLDKTYRYLRAAMEERRRHGLPDRPGAAAAAAEAYGGRPECRTPAELDAIRSDRDALHMEGLMVRERILGADSADVAHPVIYRGAVYADGMEFERCVRLWLHALRLRQRARRGTHKDLLRFAQVFSQMLHLKEPLDAHAVEQVLGCSALEIGRSMARAHSRACAQSEGDADWAQAADNYESNVFTFLYLACIATKTACADERQRARINKHVYDVVRMDPRARDGATLLHLAISSSTPVDDFHTNDVCGFPNAQVTKLLLDCGARVDAVDGEGNTPLHVIVQYNRPISDFLTLHAIIIGLVEAGAHTDRANKQRKTPLDKSTTGVSEILLKTQMKMSLKCLAARAVRRHRLPYRQQIPASLEEFVDFH